From Anopheles darlingi chromosome 2, idAnoDarlMG_H_01, whole genome shotgun sequence, the proteins below share one genomic window:
- the LOC125950582 gene encoding mucin-19 isoform X2, with protein MISQKLSSPQSSSAQMLPPPRSAQQSTSANSNAALEIAAASGANNASMTTTVATTTTSGTKMTASSGGQASTVAAGKSATANTTPRQHPKKRKFDLAELEEMESHRPVQPPPPPPPSSSAASLLSQTAPHPPIDTGPGPGGGRQGEEGGGGGGDKCSSLTVANESEQQHSSRSNSVYEPDPPRGNGSVLKNGTAAGRHGTANGNSFDVYISSSSNSTSNCNNNTSSSSNLSRTMSSNNACFENMSLAVTTIAPMSSSSSAATPLIRERPIHDLRTDSPDRRSISSSSPSRTGGQTTARLSESHCASPASSGQSIVTTVPASIMINSSSIPSAQLQHVTPRQTHYYHPQYAGVGTAANGNIVGLTTSSSGGLVSSSSSSSSSNSTVNRSQSYTISTIAPTVVTVSSPGGTLLHSVHQPHSMVANNRSVLLPVDTPTMRQQQQHHALRLQRTSSPGEAYYSGVKKLYTTAPSYGSPGSYKPSQTPPSSTQSATNTSTPSPIHQLPPAVTFSVPQQHQPPQQHYHQPHHHHHHRQQSPQPSSVGLLVDGRATSAPALQQHVASVPGGVADRNVIDLSEWVNHRVLARRKDVYDSGRIRATHAPSTVVIGFDYPEGSQQTYADVFRGSCYAEVAAGDQQQKQQQQQQQQDIIDDVCPALADLQPGVRVCVRATCVHPHPVSTGGGDVFIEGIVRELQANKKQFVVQITGGGIGEKQELRVVKRVDIRLLKPPWWDELEEAVDTGVNGSQRVIGSVSSMVPQDGVELGDQHQRTIVGYVSTATGNHHSHHAHLQGSGNPIEGSSLATPPAATVIYASTGIGPPYKNNISITQGRGIRYDPTAGTVVASQSQDSSQHLIALQVPSQLQADSLQLSGEDQQHHHHYRSAATSPFQAAPLPAGDGTGTTTLIVSSASTAHYSSKSSGSGGMVALQHSSQQQQQQQAQQHHHQSHHQQQQQQQQGIAVPAPAHNASSAPSTSSVMTAAAAATAAAGSSGSTGTTVLRTVSPDDLRTTNRSYDYESDDEVRSSFPMDGETEKYSGSSKRSSMQSRGSTSSLLDQRSTPRSQPATPRSQAATPHRFKKGDVVSTPTGIRKKFNGKQWRRLCSNETCSKESQRRGYCSRHLSQKGNALRSSTSSVTNHFNSRSSSKTQLDEETSRDSETSPHYRVAGRFDHDETDAANVLVSLSSSRSATPSNSFSSPTGHGSSPHATQSPVTIGNRQNVFMPIGSPAPSADTPHGSGNSKYKTNTPSPNPLGGSTGGGAGGPSVSISGGIGSGNLGSISSGGHHQLIRPESLRPAQSVTGGGHGSSTVAAAGASTAPSAPTSVIRMSPLYPHHASHPSAIYSSFPPVSTQQQPQVIMESISTVSSPQQHEQQQQQQQQQQQQSNSNHLALPPAQQHPHALVTTNRVLVTNTLSPGQALQAAQKQQQLQQHHHHHHLHQGQSHHSPQPPPQPAHHHQTIVHQHHSLQQQFQQQQQQQQHLLQHNAAAATTVVLNQHQSLTVPKNGISTGSTYQWHALLPIIQGPPVAGKSSLLMHPASGYGATPPPPPPPSASLSASSTVGVTLQHLGPASNSVTTTKASTPSPSLPPSSTPSSIIATPKVSAASSAVYNSTSSPPPPEVLPIDDDDQGDDDVFEAEPVKTTTTTMTATTTTNSSNITGTAAQIATAAAASQQTSKAGGGEPSAHYHKSHSGQDYRGRNEEVSAGSDPQLLLRGMDIEVPATALLTVPPSSASLGSKGPAAATTESAESIASKRRTQSCSAALQAAAVSSGGSMGIGAGGGTSSSSLTGGGGGSSTPKEPASPLSKKDAKIRRPMNAFMIFSKRHRALVHQKHPNQDNRTVSKILGEWWYALKPEEKTKYHELASEVKEAHFKAHPEWKWCSKDRRKSSSSTKDGSGGASAGNQMAGATATLNASGNSRGRIDSFEGNDSFDEKSPTTPSEHHHQHHHGAPSHANDIPLTVAPYNTIDEAPELGSMLPPAARGGDTSYTDAMDVDEHPHERASTMDDGGNNTSSNGNNRDAMDKSKQTFGEDNHEDRMDISVSEEPLEEQQQQPMEQGGGAVGGGGGGSCVSDDEQQMIIVEEVTETAPAETVEIIDLKCAEKVSDSDVDVDVDDASVVSSSSTAVNHTSGTSGTTADSSYNGLDGGKGDKHKPPPPTSPSAAATADDITTKVSNSKVSNDGSNSSSTSSNDRRHKNHLQQQQQGTHSSNPVDHAVSNGDVATDYSIKSLTANTTASGSITTTVTSSSTAPSTPGGPNSLSNSSSSTGVDSLTYKPKPIKAAPIRSQSLGGSGDANSTSTNAQTVYQHHPIGYAYSSPKNPVGVSPFQPTGGAFKTMPQSPKTFSKQQQQQQDTNQPQSYLLSPAPSTPTTVKMEPAENLSTPRQHHHHHGQETTIFNFSAAALNDQQQQKHQKQQLATSHYQQANAGGTMEQQQQHHKVLLTFGGGGSNGEVMTTSSTSSVTSMPTIIGSSEGGSGNKCKSISINPTICYTISNVNGNHHAPTSSNANLKPSTNAIVMSMKQVLPVASSSGASGTLLPSLTSVAAPLHHHGLAGVSQSNTYSLLSATGGNAPTFVSATDLSTMVSANAGNGADGGRSSMLTTSATILASAQRLPGRQKLMLCPQGYPAQLQQQQQQQQQQQQQQQSHHHHQQHFHPHHQQHPLHQQYSTIKQEPPESPGTRHLPITPNSSTTASSYGSGGGGSGSSTSSSTGGSNPATASAGDEPANAAAAAAVGGGGAVRHDAASGATSGAEQSNEETDGEDYTGPPESKKFILAPTPAQLGRAPLQRRQMSNSGGGSNNGNNGGQTAAGMTIHSEAEEDDSSANSNHQQAAHQLLTSMPSALPTPTSATIDDFPSQISPSAAKKVFFRKAKPDDMDNVLRQVDFEKKFKTLPQFKPEDCHSPSAITASSPRVFTQNYRKKQTTTHKTVSATPDDDHHHHQNQHQHHQQQLQQQQQQQQQQQHHSALHSDGSAPPLSSTATPSSSYVIGNRFFGPDFNMDQYKEMAAAENHMGGGAASAGGSERSPRTPKTPSQRSVNSAEEKGHRKILEQRRNLVVQLFNEHGMFPSTHATNSFQLAHSDIFPNKQSLQLKIREVRQKSMAQPHGFTPQSAGPITPTDMSTGTEIEKKCIP; from the exons ATGATATCGCAAAAGCTGTCGTCACCACAGTCGTCATCTGCACAGATGCTGCCGCCCCCACGTTCTGCGCAACAATCGACGAGCGCGAACAGCAACGCGGCGTTGgaaattgctgctgcatcgggcgccaacaacgccagcatgacgacaacggtggccaccacgaccacctcCGGTACGAAGATGACCGCTTCTTCCGGTGGCCAGGCGAGCACTGTCGCGGCAGGAAAAAGTGCAACAGCGAACACAACCCCTCGTCAGCATCCGAAGAAGCGAAAGTTCGATCTGGCCGAACTGGAGGAAATGGAATCGCATCGCCCAGTTCagcctccgccaccaccaccgccgtcgtcgtcggctgctAGTCTGCTTTCTCAAACCGCTCCCCATCCCCCGATTGACACTGGACCTGgtccaggaggaggaagacaaggcgaagaaggtggaggaggcggTGGCGACAAATGTTCGTCCTTAACAGTGGCCAACGaaagcgaacagcagcacagtAGTAGGTCGAATAGTGTTTACGAGCCAGATCCACCAAGGGGTAACGGCTCGGTACTGAAGAACGGTACCGCAGCAGGTCGCCATGGCACAGCCAATGGCAACAGCTTCGATGTGTacattagtagtagtagtaatagcacTAGTAATTGTAACAATAAtaccagtagtagcagtaattTAAGCAGAACCatgagcagcaacaatgcGTGCTTCGAAAATATGAGCTTGGCGGTAACAACGATAGCGCCGATGAGCTCATCCTCTTCGGCTGCGACACCGCTAATCCGCGAGCGGCCAATACACGATCTACGCACGGATAGCCCTGATCGTCGATCTatatcgtcatcatccccTTCCAGAACTGGAGGACAAACGACGGCTAGGCTGTCGGAGAGTCACTGCGCTAGCCCAGCATCGTCCGGTCAGTCGATCGTGACAACCGTTCCTGCCTCGATTatgatcaacagcagcagcattccgagCGCTCAGTTGCAGCATGTGACGCCACGTCAAACTCACTACTATCATCCACAGTATGCCGGTGTTGGAACTGCCGCGAATGGGAATATTGTGGGCCTAACGACCAGTAGTTCTGGTGGTctcgttagcagcagcagcagcagcagcagtagtaacagcaCTGTAAATCGATCTCAGAGCTACACCATTTCGACGATTGCACCTACGGTGGTTACAGTATCATCTCCTGGTGGTACCCTGTTGCATTCAGTACATCAACCGCACTCTATGGTTGCGAACAATCGCTCAGTGTTGCTGCCCGTTGATACACCAACGatgcggcaacagcagcaacatcatgcGCTGCGACTACAACGGACATCCTCGCCGGGCGAAGCGTACTATTCCGGCGTGAAGAAACTATATACGACTGCACCCTCCTATGG ATCGCCTGGAAGCTACAAACCATCGCAGACGCCGCCATCGTCAACCCAGTCGGCCACCAACACTTCTACTCCTTCGCCAATCCATCAGTTGCCACCAGCAGTGACGTTTTCTGTgccacagcaacatcaaccaccgcagcagcactaccaccaaccacatcatcaccaccatcaccggcaacAATCGCCGCAACCGTCCTCAGTGGGGCTGCTTGTAGATGGTCGGGCGACGAGTGCAccggcactgcagcagcatgtggCTTCTGTTCCGGGAGGGGTGGCAGATCGTAATGTAATCGATCTGAGCGAATGGGTCAACCATCGGGTGCTGGCCCGTCGAAAGGATGTTTACGATTCCGGGCGCATACGGGCCACGCATGCACCGAGTACGGTTGTGATTGGGTTCGACTATCCCGAGGGTAGCCAACAGACGTACGCCGACGTGTTCCGAGGAAGCTGCTACGCTGAAGTAGCAGCAGGTgatcaacagcaaaagcagcagcagcagcagcagcaacaggacatAATTGACGATGTGTGTCCTGCATTGGCCGATCTGCAGCCaggtgtgcgggtgtgtgtacGCGCCACATGCGTCCATCCGCACCCTGTCAGTACCGGTGGGGGAGACGTGTTTATTGAAGGGATTGTAAGAGAGCTGCAGGCTAACAAGAAACAGTTCGTAGTGCAGATCACAGGAGGTGGTATCGGTGAGAAGCAGGAG CTGCGAGTAGTCAAGAGAGTAGACATCCGACTTCTGAAACCTCCTTGGTGGGACGAACTAGAAGAGGCAGTGGATACCGGTGTAAACGGTAGTCAACGGGTGATCGGATCGGTGTCCAGCATGGTACCACAGGATGGCGTAGAGCTTGGCGATCAACATCAACGCACGATCGTCGGTTACGTTAGTACAGCAACAGGCAATCATCATTCGCACCATGCACATCTGCAGGGAAGCGGTAATCCGATCGAGGGTAGCAGTCTGGCAACACCCCCCGCCGCAACGGTGATTTACGCAAGCACGGGAATCGGTCCGCCGTATAAGAACAATATCAGCATCACGCAAGGTCGGGGGATTCGGTACGATCCGACCGCCGGAACGGTGGTAGCATCGCAATCGCAGGATAGCAGCCAGCATCTGATCGCGCTTCAAGTGCCATCACAGCTGCAGGCCGATAGTCTGCAGTTGTCCGGAgaggatcagcagcatcatcatcactaccgAAGTGCGGCTACCTCACCCTTCCAAGCAGCACCGCTGCCGGCCGGTGATGGTACtgggacgacgacgctgattGTTAGCAGTGCAAGCACCGCACACTACTCTAGTAAGTCTAGTGGCAGcggtggtatggtggccctTCAACATTcgtcgcagcaacaacagcagcagcaggcgcaacagcaccaccaccagtctcatcaccaacagcagcagcagcagcagcagggaatagcggtaccagcaccagcgcacaACGCTAGCAGCgcaccgtcgacgtcgtcagTGAtgacggcagcggcagcagccaccgcggCGGCGGGCAGCAGTGGTTCTACCGGTACTACAGTATTACGTACCGTAAGTCCGGATGATTTGCGCACGACGAACCGAAGCTACGACTACGAGAGCGATGATGAAGTGCGCAGCAGTTTCCCGATGGACGGAG AAACCGAAAAATACTCAGGCAGTAGTAAACGGAGCAGTATGCAAAGCCGTGGCAGTACCTCAAGCTTACTGGACCAACGAAGTACACCCCGATCTCAACCAGCAACTCCTAG ATCTCAAGCGGCCACTCCCCATCGGTTCAAAAAGGGGGACGTAGTATCGACACCGACCGGCATCCGGAAGAAGTTCAACGGAAAGCAGTGGCGCAGGCTGTGCTCGAACGAAACCTGTTCGAAAGAATCTCAACGGCGGGGCTACTGCTCGCGGCACCTCAGCCAGAAGGGAAATGCTCTCCGTTCGTCCACCAGCTCGGTGACAAACCATTTCAACAG TCGATCGAGCAGTAAGACGCAACTGGACGAGGAAACATCGAGAGATTCGGAAACATCGCCACACTATCGCGTCGCCGGAAGGTTCGATCATGATGAAACGGATGCTGCCAACGTGCTCG TATCACTCAGCAGCTCCCGATCAGCGACACCGAGCAATTCGTTTTCGTCACCCACGGGGCATGGATCGTCGCCACACGCCACCCAATCGCCAGTaacaatcggcaatcggcagAATGTGTTCATGCCAATCGGTAGCCCGGCACCCTCCGCTGACACGCCGCATGGTAGTGGCAACAGCAAGTACAAAACCAACACACCAAGTCCGAATCCGCTCGGAGGCAgcactggtggtggagctggtggACCTAGTGTTAGCATTAGTGGAGGAATCGGTAGCGGCAACCTGGGTAGCATTTCTTCCGGTGGTCATCACCAGCTGATACGTCCTGAATCGTTGCGTCCCGCACAGTCGGTAACCGGCGGTGGTCATGGTAGTAGTACTGTCGCTGCAGCTGGTGCAAGCACTGCACCTTCCGCACCGACCAGCGTTATACGAATGTCACCGCTCTATCCCCATCATGCTTCTCATCCGTCGGCCATCTATTCGTCGTTTCCTCCCGTCTCAAcgcaacaacagccacaggTGATCATGGAATCTATTTCAACTGTGTCctcaccgcagcagcacgagcagcagcagcagcaacagcagcaacaacagcaacagtctaATAGCAACCATTTGGCGTTGCCTCCGGCACAGCAACATCCACACGCTCTAGTAACAACGAATAGAGTACTCGTGACGAATACGCTCTCGCCTGGACAGGCTTTGCAAGCCGCACAGAAACAACAGCAGttgcaacagcatcatcatcatcatcatctgcatcaagGACAATCACATCATTcgccgcagccaccaccacagccagctcatcatcaccaaacgATCGTACACCAACATCATTCACTGCAACAGCaatttcagcagcagcaacagcagcagcagcaccttcttcAACATAACGCTGCGGCCGCCACAACGGTCGTACTGAACCAACACCAGTCGTTGACCGTGCCAAAAAACGGCATTAGCACGGGTTCCACCTATCAATGGCATGCATTGCTTCCGATAATACAGGGGCCACCAGTTGCGGGTAAAAGCTCGCTTCTGATGCACCCGGCTTCGGGCTACGGAGCGACGCCACCGCCCCCGCCGCCTCCATCTGCCTCGTTATCGGCTTCGTCGACGGTTGGCGTCACATTACAACATCTTGGGCCAGCAAGCAATAGCGTGACCACGACGAAGGCTTcaacgccatcaccatcgctgcCACCCTCCTCTACGCCGTCGTCTATTATCGCCACTCCAAAAGTGTCAGCGGCCTCCTCGGCGGTCTATAACAGTACCAGCTCGCCGCCCCCGCCTGAGGTCCTGCCtatcgacgatgacgaccaagGAGACGATGATGTCTTTGAAGCAGAGCCCGTGAAAAcaacgactactacgatgacAGCAACCACGACCACtaatagcagcaacataacTGGTACTGCTGCACAGATTGccacagctgcagcagcgagcCAACAGACCAGCAAAGCAGGCGGTGGAGAACCTTCAGCTCACTATCACAAATCACACTCGGGTCAAGACTATCGCGGCAGAAACGAGGAGGTGAGTGCTGGATCGGATCcgcagttgctgttgcgaGGCATGGACATTGAGGTACCGGCCACGGCCTTACTCACCGTACCACCATCCTCTGCCTCACTTGGCAGCAAAGGACCGGCGGCAGCAACGACTGAGAGCGCCGAATCGATAGCATCAAAGCGAAGAACGCAGTCTTGTAGCGCTGCTCTGCAGGCTGCCGCAGTTTCCAGTGGGGGTTCCATGGGTATTGGAGCGGGAGGTGGAACAAGTTCATCCTCGCtaaccggtggcggcggcggctccaGCACCCCGAAGGAACCGGCGAGCCCGCTGAGCAAGAAGGATGCCAAAATACGACGACCAATGAATGCATTCATGATCTTTTCGAAGCGCCATCGAGCATTGGTACATCAGAAGCACCCGAATCAGGACAATCGCACCGTCAGCAAGATTCTTGGCGAATGGTGGTACGCCCTGAAGCCGGAAGAGAAAACTAAGTACCATGAGCTGGCGAGTGAGGTGAAGGAAGCCCATTTTAAAGCTCATCCGGAGTGGAAATGGTGCTCGAAAGATCGCCGTAAGTCATCATCTTCGACGAAAGATGGCAGCGGAGGAGCATCGGCCGGTAATCAAATGGCTGGGGCTACTGCCACACTTAACGCCTCTGGTAATAGTCGGGGACGTATCGACTCATTTGAAGGCAATGATTCGTTTGATGAAAAAAGTCCTACAACTCCAtcggaacatcatcatcagcatcatcacggaGCGCCCAGTCATGCAAACGACATTCCACTGACGGTAGCACCGTACAATACGATTGATGAGGCACCCGAGCTAGGCTCGATGCTACCGCCGGCCGCACGAGGCGGCGATACTAGTTACACCGATGCGATGGACGTTGATGAGCATCCTCATGAGCGCGCCTCCACAATGGACGACGGTGGAaataacaccagcagcaatggcaacaACCGAGACGCGATGGATAAATCAAAACAGACCTTCGGCGAGGATAACCACGAAGATCGTATGGATATCTCAGTCTCTGAAGAACCTctcgaggagcagcaacagcaaccgatggAACAAGGCGGTGGTGcagttggcggcggcggcggtggttccTGTGTGTCTGACGATGAACAGCAGATGATTATCGTCGAGGAGGTGACGGAGACAGCACCGGCCGAAACAGTGGAAATCATCGATCTCAAGTGCGCCGAAAAGGTAAGCGACTccgacgtggacgtggacgtggacgatGCGTCGGttgtttcttcctcctccaccgcggTAAACCACACCAGCGGGACATCTGGGACCACGGCTGATAGTAGTTATAACGGCCTCGATGGGGGCAAGGGGGACAAGcacaaaccaccgccaccaacgtCGCCGTCTGCAGCTGCGACTGCTGATGATATAACAACAAAG GTTTCAAATTCGAAGGTTTCAAATGATGGAagtaacagcagtagcaccagtagtAACGATCGACGCCATAAGAATCAtctccaacaacagcagcaaggaacGCATTCTAGTAATCCAGTAGACCATGCGGTTAGCAACGGTGACGTTGCAACGGATTATTCGATCAAATCTTTGACGGCAAACACAACAGCGTCTGGTAGTATAACCACTACAGTCACCAGTTCCTCAACTGCACCGTCGACACCCGGTGGCCCAAATTCGCTCAGTAACAGCTCCAGCTCGACGGGTGTCGATTCGCTTACCTATAAGCCAAAACCAATCAAGGCAGCACCAATACGATCGCAAAGCCTAGGTGGAAGTGGAGACGCTAATTCCACTAGTACAAATGCACAGACCGTCTACCAGCATCATCCAATTGGATACGCCTACAGTAGTCCGAAGAATCCAGTTGGTGTATCACCATTTCAACCTACCG GAGGAGCGTTCAAAACAATGCCACAAAGCCCGAAAACATttagcaaacaacagcaacaacagcaggataCCAATCAGCCCCAATCGTATCTACTGTCTCCCGCACCTTCAACGCCGACCACAGTCAAGATGGAGCCTGCGGAAAATTTGTCGACACCGcgacagcatcatcaccatcacgggCAGGAAACGACAATCTTTAACTTTTCGGCTGCGGCACTtaatgaccagcagcagcagaagcaccagaagcaacagctGGCCACATCGCACTATCAGCAAGCGAACGCTGGAGGAACCatggaacaacagcaacagcatcataaGGTGCTACTTACTTTCGGTGGAGGAGGCAGCAATGGCGAGGTGATGACCACATCCAGCACTTCGAGCGTCACATCAATGCCTACCATAATTGGCTCGTCGGAAGGAGGCAGCGGTAACAAATGTAAATCAATAAGCATCAATCCTACCATCTGCTACACGATCTCAAACGTTAATGGTAACCACCACGCGCCCACTAGTAGCAATGCAAACCTTAAGCCTAGTACTAATGCAATAGTGATGAGCATGAAACAAG TTTTGCCAGTGGCATCGTCTTCGGGTGCTTCGGGTACATTGTTACCATCACTGACCTCGGTAGCGGCCCCATTGCACCATCATGGACTCGCGGGCGTTAGTCAGTCGAACACCTATTCGCTGCTTTCGGCGACTGGAGGCAACGCACCAACTTTCGTCAGTGCAACCGATTTATCAACTATGGTTTCAGCTAATGCTGGTaacggtgccgatggtggacGCTCATCAATGCTTACCACGTCAGctaccatactagcttctgcGCAGCGACTTCCGGGAAGACAGAAGTTGATGCTCTGCCCTCAG GGTTATCCGgcgcaactgcagcaacagcaacagcaacagcagcagcagcagcagcagcagcagtcgcaccatcatcaccagcaacactttcatccgcatcatcagcagcacccgcTGCATCAGCAGTACTCGACGATCAAACAGGAACCGCCAGAATCGCCAGGTACGCGTCATTTACCGATCACACCCAACTCGTCGACTACGGCCTCGAGCTACGGCAGTGGCGGAGGCGGTAGTGGCAGTAGCACTTCGTCATCCACCGGTGGTAGCAATCCTGCCACGGCGAGTGCTGGCGATGAGCCTGccaatgctgcagcagctgctgcagttggtggaggtggtgcggTACGGCATGACGCTGCCTCGGGTGCCACGTCGGGGGCCGAACAATCGAATGAGGAAACGGATGGTGAGGACTATACTGGTCCCCCCGAGAGTAAGAAGTTCATTCTGGCCCCAACACCGGCCCAGCTTGGTCGAGCACCGCTGCAGCGGCGTCAGATGAGCAatagtggcggtggtagcaATAATGGTAATAACGGTGGTCAGACCGCCGCCGGTATGACGATTCACtcggaggcggaggaggacgatAGCAGCGCCAACAGCAATCACCAGCAGGCGGCTCATCAGCTGCTGACCTCGATGCCATCGGCGctgccaacgccaacgtcGGCCACGATCGATGATTTCCCCAGCCAGATATCGCCCTCCGCCGCGAAGAAGGTGTTCTTCCGGAAGGCAAAACCCGACGACATGGACAA TGTACTTCGGCAAGTGGACTTtgagaaaaagttcaaaacgTTGCCCCAGTTTAAACCGGAAGACTGCCATTCACCCAGTGCCATTACGGCATCGTCGCCACGCGTTTTCACGCAAAATTATCGCAAAAAGCAAACTACAACACATAAAACTG TCTCAGCCACtccggatgatgatcatcatcatcaccaaaaccaacatcaacaccatcagcagcagctacagcaacagcagcaacagcaacagcaacaacaacatcacagTGCATTGCATTCGGATGGAAGTGCACCACCACTATCCAGTACTGCTACACCTTCGAGCTCGTACGTGATCGGAAATCGATTCTTTGGTCCCGATTTTAACATGGATCAGTACAAAG AAATGGCGGCGGCTGAAAATCATATGGGCGGCGGTGCTGCGTCTGCAGGTGGTTCCGAGCGGTCACCGCGGACACCGAAGACGCCGTCTCAACGGTCGGTGAACTCGGCGGAGGAGAAAGGACATCGAAAGATACTGGAGCAGCGGCGGAATCTGGTGGTGCAACTGTTTAACGAGCATGGCATGTTCCCATCGACACACGCCACCAATAGCTTTCAA TTGGCACACTCTGACATCTTTCCGAACAAGCAGAGTTTGCAGCTAAAAATACGGGAAGTAAGACAAAAATCGATGGCACAACCGCACGGATTTACGCCCCAATCCGCTGGACCGATTACTCCAACCGATATGAGCACCGGTACAGAAATCGAGAAGAAATGCATTCCCTAA